A genome region from Leifsonia sp. Root112D2 includes the following:
- the ligM gene encoding vanillate/3-O-methylgallate O-demethylase, whose amino-acid sequence MAPNNLQEVLDGAGNTVELLRNSQLGAYIYPVVAPEFTNWRSEQQAWRETAVLFDQSHHMDNLFIKGPDALKLISDTAINSVANFAVNKAKQYVPTTPAGHVIGDGILFREAEDDYVYVGRAPAANWLLFHGETGGYDVEVTADRRSPSRPMGQPVSRNYWRFQIQGPNAWKIIEKLNGGTVEQLKFFNMDYMTIAGERVRTLRHGMAGAPGLEIWGPYASYDKIREAIIEAGAEFGMLTVGSRAYPSNTLESGWIPSPLPAIYTGEEMRGYREWLGATSYEATNAVAGSFVSDNIEDYYLTPWELGYGPFVKFDHDFIGREALEKIDPTTQRKKVTLAWNPEDMAKIFASMFDTEGPGYKYFDLPLANYGSSNYDRVIDADGETVGLSMFTGYSANERRALSLATVAPNVPEGTELKVVWGEPDGGSRKTTVERHKQLEVRAVVSPVPYAATVRKSYHGGWRNAYTAVE is encoded by the coding sequence ATGGCACCAAACAACCTTCAGGAAGTCCTTGACGGGGCAGGCAACACTGTCGAGCTCTTGCGCAATTCGCAGCTCGGAGCGTACATCTATCCGGTCGTCGCCCCCGAGTTCACCAACTGGCGCAGCGAGCAGCAGGCCTGGCGCGAGACCGCCGTGCTCTTCGACCAGTCGCACCACATGGACAATCTGTTCATCAAGGGGCCGGATGCGCTCAAGCTGATCTCCGACACCGCCATCAACAGCGTCGCGAATTTCGCCGTCAACAAGGCGAAGCAGTACGTTCCGACCACCCCGGCGGGCCACGTCATCGGCGACGGCATCCTGTTCCGCGAGGCCGAAGACGATTACGTGTACGTCGGCCGCGCCCCGGCGGCGAACTGGCTGCTCTTCCACGGCGAGACCGGTGGCTATGACGTTGAGGTCACCGCCGACCGTCGCTCGCCGTCGCGCCCCATGGGCCAGCCGGTCAGCCGCAACTACTGGCGCTTCCAGATTCAGGGACCGAACGCCTGGAAGATCATCGAGAAGCTCAACGGTGGAACCGTCGAGCAGCTCAAGTTCTTCAACATGGACTACATGACCATCGCCGGCGAGCGGGTTCGCACGCTGCGCCACGGCATGGCCGGCGCACCCGGACTGGAGATCTGGGGACCGTACGCGTCGTACGACAAGATCCGCGAGGCCATCATCGAGGCCGGTGCCGAATTCGGCATGCTCACGGTGGGGTCGCGTGCCTACCCGTCGAACACTCTCGAATCCGGGTGGATCCCGTCGCCCCTGCCCGCGATCTACACGGGCGAGGAGATGCGCGGCTACCGCGAGTGGCTCGGCGCCACCAGCTACGAAGCCACCAACGCCGTCGCCGGCAGCTTCGTCTCGGACAACATCGAGGACTACTACCTCACACCCTGGGAGCTCGGCTACGGCCCGTTCGTGAAGTTCGACCACGACTTCATCGGTCGCGAGGCCCTCGAGAAGATCGATCCGACGACGCAACGCAAGAAGGTCACGCTCGCGTGGAACCCCGAGGACATGGCGAAGATCTTCGCGTCGATGTTCGACACCGAGGGCCCGGGCTACAAGTACTTCGATCTTCCGCTGGCAAACTACGGTTCGTCAAACTATGACCGCGTCATCGATGCCGACGGTGAGACCGTCGGCCTGTCGATGTTCACCGGATACAGCGCGAACGAGCGCCGCGCACTCTCGCTGGCTACCGTCGCACCGAACGTTCCCGAGGGCACCGAGCTGAAGGTCGTCTGGGGCGAGCCCGATGGCGGCAGCCGCAAGACTACTGTGGAACGGCACAAGCAGCTCGAGGTACGCGCTGTCGTCAGCCCCGTTCCCTATGCCGCCACGGTGCGTAAGAGCTACCACGGTGGATGGCGGAACGCGTACACGGCAGTCGAGTAA